A genomic window from Carassius auratus strain Wakin unplaced genomic scaffold, ASM336829v1 scaf_tig00005838, whole genome shotgun sequence includes:
- the LOC113071056 gene encoding LIM domain and actin-binding protein 1-like, translating into MAVSSFNRGQWASKSLRVTAKELSIVGVRGKNTAIAERFSKYQKAAEETSSDKKKSPENSTASLRNGNLSLLKQLWEQPAETPSSPETKTHSRQQENHQRKPLDPSVKTPVESIDIQLVESTDSQSLSDSDQPMEKWTQRDVPIEKPTVPLNSLKKMFEKGETLHNNVSTANYYLHLVSCQFSR; encoded by the exons ATGGCAGTCAGTTCATTTAATCGTGGGCAATGGGCCTCAAAGTCCTTGCGAGTGACAGCAAAGGAGCTCTCCATTGTTGGTGTGCGAGGCAAAAACACGGCCATTGCTGAGCGATTCTCCAA GTACCAGAAGGCTGCAGAAGAAACAAGTTCAGACAAGAAAAAA TCTCCAGAGAACTCGACTGCTTCACTGCGCAATGGCAATCTGAGTCTCCTAAAGCAGCTCTGGGAACAACCAGCCGAAACGCCTTCATCTCCTGAAACCAAAACACACTCCAGACAGCAGGAGAACCATCAGCGAAAGCCTTTAGATCCTAGTGTTAAGACCCCAGTGGAGTCCATAGACATCCAGCTTGTTGAAAGCACAGATAGCCAGTCGTTGAGCGACAGTGACCAGCCGATGGAGAAGTGGACGCAAAGAGATGTGCCCATCGAAAAGCCCACAGTGCCTCTCAACAGCCTGAAGAAGATGTTTGAGAAAGGAGAGACCCTTCACAACAACGTAAGTACAGCTAATTATTATCTGCATTTGGTATCTTGTCAGTTTAGTAGATAA